The Microlunatus antarcticus genome window below encodes:
- a CDS encoding MBL fold metallo-hydrolase, producing the protein MKVDVISTADLGDRSYLIAAGDTAVVVDPQRDIDRVETLLAERNLRCVVVLETHIHNDYVTGGFELARRTGAAYVVNAADPVTFERTAVVDGDTITAGPMTITAVATPGHTLSHLAYVITDPTDDSTAVFTGGSLLYGSVGRTDLLGDHLTRELTHHQFHSAHRLADLLDDATPVYPTHGFGSFCSAGSATGGDASTIGDEKRINDALTTADEETFVDTLIANLTAYPAYYAHMGPANLAGPGPANLAAPSTLGPDELRKQLDAGEWVVDLRDRTAYASDHLAGTVSIALGTQFSTYLGWLMPWGSSLTLIGDTPEDVTAAQRQLSRIGIDDLTGAATGSLDQIAGDHEHSHYPEVTFADPAFQPGSTLLDPEVTDQVVLDVRRDDERAGGFIEGSVHVPLHALLERLDELPAAQLWVHCASGFRASIAASLLDRADRDVVYINDNYSAAVDRHLTTT; encoded by the coding sequence GTGAAGGTCGACGTCATCTCCACCGCCGATCTCGGTGACCGCAGCTACCTCATCGCCGCCGGCGACACGGCAGTGGTGGTCGACCCGCAGCGCGACATCGACCGGGTCGAGACGCTGCTGGCCGAGCGGAACCTGCGCTGCGTCGTGGTCCTCGAGACCCACATCCACAACGACTACGTCACCGGCGGCTTCGAGCTCGCCCGCCGCACCGGCGCGGCCTACGTCGTCAACGCCGCCGACCCGGTCACCTTCGAGCGGACCGCCGTCGTCGACGGCGACACGATCACCGCCGGGCCGATGACCATCACCGCGGTCGCGACCCCAGGACACACCCTGTCCCACCTCGCCTACGTCATCACCGACCCGACCGACGACAGCACCGCGGTCTTCACCGGCGGGTCCCTGCTCTACGGAAGCGTGGGTCGGACCGACCTGCTCGGCGACCACCTGACCCGCGAGCTCACCCACCACCAGTTCCACTCAGCGCACCGGCTCGCCGACCTGCTCGACGACGCGACGCCCGTCTACCCCACGCACGGCTTCGGCAGCTTCTGCTCCGCCGGCTCCGCCACCGGTGGCGACGCCTCGACGATCGGCGACGAGAAGCGCATCAACGACGCGCTGACCACCGCGGACGAGGAGACCTTCGTCGACACGCTCATCGCCAACCTGACGGCCTACCCGGCCTACTACGCCCACATGGGGCCCGCGAACCTCGCCGGTCCCGGGCCGGCGAACCTGGCCGCGCCCAGCACCCTCGGCCCGGACGAGCTGCGCAAGCAGCTCGACGCCGGTGAGTGGGTCGTCGACCTGCGCGACCGCACCGCGTACGCCAGCGACCACCTCGCCGGGACCGTGAGCATCGCCCTCGGCACCCAGTTCTCGACCTACCTGGGCTGGCTGATGCCGTGGGGCAGCTCGTTGACCCTGATCGGCGACACCCCCGAGGACGTCACCGCCGCGCAGCGCCAGCTCTCCCGCATCGGCATCGACGACCTGACCGGCGCCGCCACCGGCTCGCTCGACCAGATCGCCGGCGACCACGAGCACAGCCACTACCCCGAGGTCACCTTCGCCGACCCCGCCTTCCAGCCGGGCTCCACGCTGCTCGACCCCGAGGTCACCGACCAGGTCGTCCTCGACGTCCGTCGTGACGACGAGCGTGCCGGGGGCTTCATCGAGGGGTCGGTGCACGTCCCGTTGCACGCACTGCTCGAGCGCCTCGACGAGCTCCCGGCGGCCCAGCTGTGGGTCCACTGCGCCAGCGGGTTCCGGGCCAGCATCGCCGCCAGCCTGCTCGACCGGGCCGACCGCGACGTCGTCTACATCAACGACAACTACTCCGCGGCCGTCGACCGCCACCTCACCACCACCTGA
- a CDS encoding NAD(P)/FAD-dependent oxidoreductase: protein MSQAPMHHEVLIVGGGNAGISVAARLQREGVTDIGIIEPSDSHYYQPLWTLVGGGCAPDSESRRTQASVMPRGVGWVKDRAVDIDPDQQQVTTASGARVGYDYLVVCPGTQLDWGVVPGMADAMTSPAASSNYTYDLAPKTWENIKALKSGRALFTQPSGPIKCAGAPQKIAYLAADYWRQQGVLKDIEITLVLPTPGMFGVKVFSDELERVVAHYGINVRKSSEMVEVDPDSRRAIIADNANQTKESLDYDLLHTVPPMSAPDWLKQTSLADPENPAGYVQVDKNTMQHTRYPNVFALGDAGSTPNSKTGAAIRKQAPVVVANLDAVMKGKDMPGSYQGYASCPLTTARDKMLLAEFDYSMQPAPSFPIIDTTRERKDMWFLKRRGLPFLYWNFILKGLA, encoded by the coding sequence ATGAGCCAGGCACCGATGCACCACGAGGTTCTGATCGTCGGGGGCGGGAACGCCGGGATCTCGGTCGCGGCACGTCTGCAGCGCGAGGGCGTCACCGACATCGGGATCATCGAGCCGAGCGACTCGCACTACTACCAGCCGCTGTGGACGCTGGTCGGCGGCGGGTGCGCCCCGGACTCGGAATCACGGCGTACGCAGGCCTCGGTGATGCCGCGCGGCGTCGGCTGGGTGAAGGACCGCGCGGTCGACATCGACCCCGACCAGCAGCAGGTCACCACCGCGTCCGGCGCCCGGGTCGGCTACGACTACCTCGTCGTGTGCCCCGGCACCCAGCTGGACTGGGGCGTCGTGCCCGGCATGGCCGACGCGATGACTAGCCCGGCTGCGTCCAGCAACTACACGTACGACCTCGCGCCGAAGACGTGGGAGAACATCAAGGCCCTCAAGTCCGGCCGTGCGCTGTTCACCCAGCCGTCCGGACCCATCAAGTGCGCGGGGGCACCGCAGAAGATCGCCTACCTCGCCGCCGACTACTGGCGCCAGCAGGGCGTCCTCAAGGACATCGAGATCACCCTCGTGCTGCCGACCCCCGGCATGTTCGGGGTCAAGGTCTTCTCCGACGAGCTCGAGCGCGTCGTCGCGCACTACGGCATCAACGTCCGCAAGAGCAGCGAGATGGTCGAGGTCGACCCCGACTCCCGTCGCGCGATCATCGCCGACAACGCCAACCAGACGAAGGAGTCGCTGGACTACGACCTGCTCCACACCGTCCCGCCGATGTCGGCGCCGGACTGGCTGAAGCAGACCTCGCTGGCCGACCCCGAGAACCCCGCCGGCTACGTCCAGGTCGACAAGAACACGATGCAGCACACCCGCTACCCCAACGTCTTCGCCCTCGGCGACGCCGGGTCGACGCCGAACTCCAAGACCGGCGCGGCCATCCGCAAGCAGGCGCCCGTCGTCGTGGCGAACCTCGACGCGGTGATGAAGGGCAAGGACATGCCGGGCAGCTACCAGGGCTACGCCTCCTGCCCCCTGACCACGGCGCGGGACAAGATGCTGCTCGCCGAGTTCGACTACTCGATGCAGCCGGCGCCGTCGTTCCCCATCATCGACACCACCCGCGAGCGCAAGGACATGTGGTTCCTCAAGCGCCGCGGGCTGCCGTTCCTGTACTGGAACTTCATCCTCAAAGGCCTCGCCTAA
- a CDS encoding rhodanese-like domain-containing protein, which yields MPTTPTADQIDATTLLAWMRDLGSVSVVDVRSPAEFETRHIAGSYNVPLDLVDEHAPLLAERLEGKVVLVCQSGVRAEQARQRLSGSGMDDLHVLTTGVPGYAAAGGQVVQGQSRWALERQVRLVAGGLVLVGVLASRWAPKAVLLAGGIGAGLTVSALTDTCTMGRLLSALPYNRSVQTNPEHLLDQLPTSSGTRS from the coding sequence ATGCCCACGACACCCACTGCCGACCAGATCGACGCGACCACTCTCCTCGCCTGGATGCGTGACCTCGGGTCCGTCAGCGTCGTCGACGTCCGCAGCCCTGCGGAGTTCGAGACCCGTCACATCGCCGGCTCGTACAACGTGCCGCTCGACCTCGTCGACGAGCACGCGCCGCTCCTCGCCGAGCGGCTCGAGGGCAAGGTCGTCCTCGTCTGCCAGTCGGGCGTACGGGCGGAGCAGGCCCGCCAGCGCCTCAGCGGCAGCGGCATGGACGACCTGCACGTCCTCACGACCGGTGTCCCCGGCTACGCCGCGGCCGGCGGCCAGGTCGTCCAGGGCCAGAGCCGCTGGGCGCTCGAGCGGCAGGTCCGCCTGGTCGCCGGCGGTCTCGTCCTCGTCGGGGTCCTCGCCAGCCGCTGGGCACCCAAGGCCGTCCTGCTGGCCGGTGGCATCGGCGCCGGGCTCACCGTCTCAGCCCTCACCGACACCTGCACCATGGGCCGGCTGCTGTCCGCACTGCCCTACAACCGCAGCGTCCAGACGAACCCCGAGCACCTGCTCGACCAGCTCCCGACCTCGAGCGGGACGAGGTCCTGA
- a CDS encoding cytochrome c oxidase subunit 4, whose translation MRAESWVFVALTVFYAAITPIYWLMSSDPAGTAALTLTFFLSLMIALYLSLISRRIDPRPEDKKSGEIAEGAGELGFFPPQSKWPLFVALTFTLVILGPVFGWWLMILGFGFGAVTLSGLIFEFYRGDHAH comes from the coding sequence ATGAGAGCCGAGAGCTGGGTCTTCGTGGCCCTGACCGTCTTCTACGCCGCCATCACCCCGATCTACTGGCTCATGAGCAGCGACCCCGCCGGCACCGCGGCCCTGACCCTGACCTTCTTCCTGTCGTTGATGATCGCGCTCTACCTGAGCCTGATCTCGCGCCGCATCGACCCCCGCCCGGAGGACAAGAAGTCCGGCGAGATCGCCGAAGGCGCCGGCGAGCTCGGCTTCTTCCCCCCGCAGAGCAAGTGGCCGCTGTTCGTGGCCCTGACCTTCACCCTGGTGATCCTCGGCCCGGTGTTCGGCTGGTGGTTGATGATCCTTGGGTTCGGGTTCGGGGCCGTCACGCTCAGCGGGTTGATCTTCGAGTTCTACCGGGGAGACCACGCCCACTGA